A region of Streptomyces cinnamoneus DNA encodes the following proteins:
- the glp gene encoding gephyrin-like molybdotransferase Glp, which translates to MDEHLRDVLATIRPLEPIELQLLDAQGCVLVEDVTVPAALPPFDNSSMDGYAVRVADVQGASEEFPAVLTVVGDIAAGSAELPPVGPGEAVRIMTGAPLPPGAEAVVPVEWTDGGTGGGPATAMTARREPLGEVRVHRPATARAHVRARGSDVGAGEIALSAGTVLGPPQIGLLAAVGRATVTVRPRPRVVVLSTGSELVPPGEGLAAGQIHDSNSFMLTACARDAGAIAYRVGAVGDDPATLRATLEDQLIRADAVVTSGGVSVGAYDVVKEALSGLPADEGSVDFRRLAMQPGKPQGFGRIGPDRTPLFALPGNPVSSYVSFELFVRPAVRALMGLAPADRTTVRAVCPEGVGSSPEGKRQYLRGHYADEAVHTVGGAGSHLVKALAHANALIVVPEDATSVEAGAEVDVVLLD; encoded by the coding sequence GTGGACGAGCACCTGAGGGACGTCCTCGCGACGATCCGCCCCCTGGAGCCGATCGAGCTGCAGCTGCTCGACGCCCAGGGCTGCGTGCTGGTGGAGGACGTCACCGTCCCCGCCGCCCTGCCCCCCTTCGACAACAGCTCCATGGACGGCTATGCCGTCCGGGTCGCCGACGTCCAGGGCGCGAGCGAGGAGTTCCCGGCGGTGCTGACCGTCGTCGGCGACATCGCGGCGGGCAGCGCCGAGCTGCCCCCCGTGGGCCCGGGCGAAGCCGTGCGGATCATGACCGGCGCGCCCCTGCCGCCCGGCGCCGAGGCCGTCGTCCCCGTCGAGTGGACCGACGGCGGCACGGGCGGCGGTCCCGCCACCGCCATGACCGCCCGGCGCGAGCCCCTCGGCGAGGTCCGCGTGCACCGCCCTGCCACGGCCCGCGCCCACGTCCGCGCCCGCGGCAGCGACGTGGGCGCCGGAGAGATCGCCCTGAGCGCCGGCACGGTCCTCGGCCCCCCGCAGATCGGCCTGCTGGCCGCCGTGGGGCGCGCCACCGTGACCGTCCGGCCGCGCCCGCGCGTGGTCGTCCTGTCGACCGGCAGCGAGCTGGTCCCGCCCGGCGAGGGCCTGGCGGCCGGGCAGATCCACGACTCCAACAGCTTCATGCTCACCGCCTGCGCCCGTGACGCGGGGGCCATCGCCTACCGCGTCGGCGCCGTCGGCGACGACCCCGCCACGCTGCGGGCCACCCTGGAGGACCAGCTCATCCGCGCCGACGCCGTCGTCACCAGCGGCGGCGTCAGCGTCGGCGCCTACGACGTGGTCAAGGAGGCCCTCTCCGGCCTCCCCGCCGACGAGGGCAGCGTCGACTTCCGCAGGCTGGCCATGCAGCCCGGCAAGCCGCAGGGCTTCGGCCGCATCGGTCCCGACCGCACACCGCTGTTCGCCCTGCCGGGCAATCCCGTGAGCTCCTACGTCTCCTTCGAACTCTTCGTCCGCCCCGCCGTGCGCGCCCTCATGGGCCTGGCCCCGGCCGACCGGACGACGGTGCGGGCCGTCTGCCCCGAAGGCGTGGGCTCGTCCCCCGAGGGGAAGCGGCAGTACCTGCGCGGGCACTACGCCGACGAGGCCGTCCACACGGTCGGCGGGGCCGGATCGCACCTGGTCAAGGCGCTCGCCCACGCCAACGCACTGATCGTCGTCCCCGAGGACGCCACGTCCGTCGAGGCGGGCGCGGAAGTCGACGTGGTGCTTCTCGACTGA
- the galU gene encoding UTP--glucose-1-phosphate uridylyltransferase GalU, protein MTQSRPRITKAVIPAAGLGTRFLPATKATPKEMLPVVDKPAIQYVVEEAAHAGLSDVLMITGRNKRPLEDHFDRNYELEEALRRKGDASRLAKVQESSDLATMHYVRQGDPRGLGHAVLCAAPHVGDEPFAVLLGDDLIDERDPLLSYMVDVQRLHGGSVIALMEVDPSQVGLYGCAAVKPTDTENVVEVTGLVEKPDPAEAPSNYAVIGRYVLDPAIFDVLRETEPGRGGEIQLTDALQALAAEPALGGPVHGVVFKGRRYDTGDRGDYLRAIVRLACEREDLGPDFRAWLRSYVTEEM, encoded by the coding sequence ATGACTCAATCGCGCCCACGGATCACCAAGGCTGTCATCCCCGCCGCCGGGCTCGGAACGCGCTTCCTCCCGGCGACCAAGGCGACGCCCAAGGAGATGCTGCCCGTCGTCGACAAGCCGGCGATCCAGTACGTGGTCGAGGAGGCCGCGCACGCGGGGCTCTCCGACGTCCTGATGATCACGGGGCGCAACAAGCGCCCGCTCGAAGATCACTTCGATCGGAACTACGAGCTGGAGGAGGCCCTGCGCCGCAAGGGCGACGCCTCCCGGCTCGCCAAGGTGCAGGAGTCGAGCGACCTCGCGACCATGCACTACGTCCGCCAGGGCGACCCTCGCGGCCTCGGGCACGCCGTCCTGTGCGCGGCCCCTCATGTCGGCGACGAGCCCTTCGCGGTCCTGCTGGGCGACGACCTGATCGACGAGCGCGACCCGCTGCTGTCCTACATGGTCGACGTCCAGCGCCTGCACGGCGGCAGCGTGATCGCCCTGATGGAGGTCGACCCCTCCCAGGTCGGGCTCTACGGCTGCGCGGCCGTCAAGCCCACCGACACCGAGAACGTCGTCGAGGTCACCGGGCTGGTCGAGAAGCCCGACCCCGCCGAGGCGCCCAGCAACTACGCCGTCATCGGCCGCTACGTCCTCGACCCCGCCATCTTCGACGTGCTGCGCGAGACCGAGCCGGGCCGCGGCGGCGAGATCCAGCTGACCGACGCCCTCCAGGCCCTCGCCGCCGAGCCCGCCCTCGGCGGGCCCGTGCACGGCGTGGTCTTCAAGGGCCGCCGTTACGACACCGGCGACCGCGGTGACTATCTGCGTGCCATTGTCAGACTGGCATGCGAACGTGAGGACCTGGGACCGGACTTCCGGGCCTGGCTCCGCAGTTACGTCACCGAGGAGATGTAG
- a CDS encoding 5-formyltetrahydrofolate cyclo-ligase: MIEYDVNKRELRRLLLSARSRLTPDDVAAAQTALGRRALELPELAGARTVAAYVSVGSEPGTRALLETLRTRDVRVLLPVLLPDNDLDWGLYRGAGHLVRAAKGLLEPDGERLGPGAVTGADAVLLPGLAVDGRGLRLGRGGGSYDRVLARLDRAGADPARIVLLYDDEVVARVPEEPHDHPVHAVVTPGGVRRFGP, translated from the coding sequence GTGATCGAATACGACGTGAACAAGCGCGAGTTGCGCCGTCTTCTCCTCTCGGCGAGATCACGGCTGACCCCGGACGACGTCGCCGCCGCACAGACCGCGTTGGGCCGCCGGGCCCTGGAGCTGCCGGAGCTGGCGGGGGCGCGCACCGTGGCCGCGTACGTCTCGGTCGGCAGCGAGCCGGGCACCCGGGCCCTGCTGGAGACGCTGCGCACCCGTGACGTCCGGGTCCTGCTGCCGGTCCTGCTGCCCGACAACGATCTCGACTGGGGACTCTACCGGGGCGCGGGCCACCTCGTGCGCGCGGCCAAGGGCCTGCTGGAGCCGGACGGCGAACGGCTCGGCCCGGGGGCGGTGACCGGGGCGGACGCCGTGCTGCTGCCCGGGCTGGCCGTGGACGGCCGCGGACTGCGGCTGGGGCGCGGCGGCGGTTCGTACGACCGGGTGCTGGCCCGCCTGGACCGGGCGGGGGCCGACCCCGCGCGGATCGTGCTCCTCTACGACGACGAGGTGGTCGCGCGGGTCCCGGAGGAACCGCACGACCACCCCGTGCACGCGGTGGTCACCCCTGGCGGGGTGCGCCGTTTCGGACCCTGA
- a CDS encoding penicillin acylase family protein, whose product MPANKSGPGKKKKGRRARLLVITFVLLLVAGVAFGAYWSVSTVRASFPQTDGTLQLKGLSGQVKVVRDDHGIPQVYADSPEDLFRAQGFVQAQDRFWEMDVRRHLTAGRLSEMFGSGQVETDAFLRTMGWRKVAQEEYDTKLSASTKKYLRAYSEGVNAYLKDHQGKSLSVEYAALEFENDYKPEAWTPVDSVAWLKAMAWDLRGNMRDEIDRSLAASRLTPQQIEDLYPAYPYDRNKPIVEGGAVDSAKAFDPKGGQGGSTQAGGPGAVTGGAGAAAGLRGSLAALSGSLEKVPALLGPNGNGIGSNSWVVSGKYTTTGKPLLANDPHLAPQMPSLWYQMGLHCNKTSAQCPFDVAGYSFSGMPGVVIGHNKDIAWGMTNLGADVSDLYLEKVTADSYLYDGKQVPFTTRKETIKVAGEQSREITVRETNSGPIVSDRNDQLRKVGEKAPVKEPAPDRAEGYAVALRWTALQPGKTMDGLFALDQATDFPSFRKAAADFEVPSQNLVYADTKGNIGYQAPGRIPVRGKAKGENEGRTPGQPAGTGRNQAGTDAKPDDKSVTPAPDGRYPAPGWDPAYQWTGWVPQSALPWDYNPQRGYIVTANQAVADKKYPYLLTQDWGYGARSQRIGELIESKIKDGGKISTDDMQKMQTDNSSEIAKLLTPYLLKIDLKGPNERETKYLREAQKLLKDWDYKQEADSAAAAYFNAVWRNTLKLAFGNKLPKELRVKDQCLRVRPVDSSAPQEDLDGTTRLVLECGERDPDAAQPDGGDRWFEVVRGILGKPDNDWWKTSSPRSNPDAGTRNRDELLARAMKDARWELTSKLGKDVTSWSWGRLHQLNLKNQTLGKEGPGIVQWMLNRGPWNLAGGEAAVNAAGWNAAGGYDVVWVPSMRMVVNLDDMDKSRWINLTGASGHAYNAHYYDQTDKWAKGELLPWAFSPDAVEKAKDAVLTLKP is encoded by the coding sequence ATGCCCGCCAACAAATCCGGCCCCGGCAAGAAGAAGAAGGGGCGACGCGCCCGCCTGCTCGTGATCACTTTCGTGCTGCTGCTCGTGGCGGGCGTCGCCTTCGGGGCGTACTGGAGCGTGAGCACCGTCCGCGCCTCCTTCCCGCAGACCGACGGCACGCTCCAGCTCAAGGGGCTGTCCGGGCAGGTGAAGGTGGTGCGCGACGACCACGGCATCCCGCAGGTCTACGCGGACAGCCCCGAGGACCTCTTCCGCGCCCAGGGCTTCGTCCAGGCGCAGGACCGCTTCTGGGAGATGGACGTCCGCCGCCACCTGACCGCGGGGCGGCTCTCCGAGATGTTCGGCTCCGGCCAGGTCGAGACCGACGCCTTCCTGCGCACCATGGGCTGGCGCAAGGTCGCGCAGGAGGAGTACGACACCAAGCTCTCCGCGAGCACCAAGAAATACCTCCGGGCCTACTCCGAGGGCGTCAACGCCTACCTCAAGGACCACCAGGGCAAGTCCCTGTCCGTCGAGTACGCGGCCCTGGAGTTCGAGAACGACTACAAGCCCGAGGCGTGGACCCCGGTCGACTCCGTCGCCTGGCTCAAGGCCATGGCCTGGGACCTGCGCGGCAACATGCGCGACGAGATCGACCGGTCGCTGGCCGCCTCGCGCCTGACCCCGCAGCAGATCGAGGACCTGTACCCGGCGTACCCCTACGACCGGAACAAGCCGATCGTCGAGGGCGGCGCGGTCGACTCGGCCAAGGCGTTCGACCCCAAGGGCGGCCAGGGCGGCTCCACCCAGGCCGGCGGCCCGGGCGCCGTCACCGGTGGCGCCGGCGCCGCCGCGGGGCTGCGCGGCAGCCTGGCGGCGCTCTCCGGCAGCCTGGAGAAGGTCCCGGCGCTCCTGGGTCCCAACGGCAACGGCATCGGCTCCAACTCGTGGGTCGTCTCGGGCAAGTACACGACCACCGGCAAGCCGCTGCTGGCCAACGACCCGCACCTCGCGCCGCAGATGCCCTCGCTCTGGTACCAGATGGGCCTGCACTGCAACAAGACCAGCGCGCAGTGCCCGTTCGACGTGGCCGGCTACTCCTTCTCCGGCATGCCGGGCGTCGTCATCGGCCACAACAAGGACATCGCCTGGGGCATGACCAACCTGGGCGCGGACGTCTCCGACCTCTACCTGGAGAAGGTCACCGCCGACAGCTACCTCTACGACGGCAAGCAGGTCCCCTTCACCACCCGCAAGGAGACCATCAAGGTCGCCGGCGAGCAGAGCCGCGAGATCACCGTCCGCGAGACCAACAGCGGCCCGATCGTCTCGGACCGCAACGACCAGCTGCGCAAGGTCGGTGAGAAGGCGCCCGTCAAGGAGCCCGCCCCCGACCGCGCCGAGGGTTACGCGGTGGCGCTGCGCTGGACCGCGCTCCAGCCGGGCAAGACCATGGACGGCCTCTTCGCGCTGGACCAGGCGACGGACTTCCCTTCCTTCCGCAAGGCGGCCGCCGACTTCGAGGTCCCCTCGCAGAACCTGGTCTACGCCGACACCAAGGGCAACATCGGCTACCAGGCCCCCGGCCGCATCCCCGTCCGCGGCAAGGCCAAGGGCGAGAACGAGGGCCGCACCCCCGGCCAGCCGGCCGGCACCGGCCGCAACCAGGCCGGGACCGACGCCAAGCCGGACGACAAGTCCGTGACCCCGGCCCCCGACGGCCGCTACCCGGCCCCGGGCTGGGACCCGGCCTACCAGTGGACCGGCTGGGTGCCGCAGTCCGCGCTGCCGTGGGACTACAACCCCCAGCGCGGCTACATCGTCACCGCCAACCAGGCCGTCGCCGACAAGAAGTACCCCTACCTCCTCACGCAGGACTGGGGCTACGGCGCCCGCAGCCAGCGGATCGGCGAGCTCATCGAGTCGAAGATCAAGGACGGCGGGAAGATCTCGACGGACGACATGCAGAAGATGCAGACGGACAACAGCAGCGAGATCGCCAAGCTGCTGACGCCCTATCTGCTCAAGATCGACCTCAAGGGCCCCAACGAGCGGGAGACGAAGTACCTCCGCGAGGCCCAGAAGCTGCTGAAGGACTGGGACTACAAGCAGGAGGCCGACTCGGCCGCCGCCGCCTACTTCAACGCGGTCTGGCGCAACACCCTCAAGCTGGCCTTCGGCAACAAGCTCCCCAAGGAGCTGCGGGTCAAGGACCAGTGCCTGCGGGTCCGCCCGGTCGACAGCTCCGCCCCGCAGGAGGACCTGGACGGCACCACCCGGCTGGTCCTGGAGTGCGGCGAGCGCGACCCCGACGCGGCGCAGCCCGACGGCGGCGACCGCTGGTTCGAGGTCGTGCGCGGCATCCTGGGCAAGCCGGACAACGACTGGTGGAAGACCAGCAGCCCCCGCTCCAACCCCGACGCCGGCACCCGCAACCGCGACGAGCTGCTGGCCCGCGCGATGAAGGACGCCCGATGGGAGCTGACCTCCAAGCTCGGCAAGGACGTCACGTCCTGGAGCTGGGGCCGGCTGCACCAGCTGAACCTGAAGAACCAGACGCTCGGCAAGGAGGGCCCCGGCATCGTCCAGTGGATGCTCAACCGGGGACCGTGGAACCTGGCGGGCGGCGAGGCGGCGGTCAACGCCGCCGGCTGGAACGCGGCGGGCGGCTACGACGTGGTCTGGGTCCCGTCGATGCGCATGGTCGTCAACCTCGACGACATGGACAAGTCGCGCTGGATCAACCTCACCGGCGCCTCCGGCCACGCCTACAACGCCCACTACTACGACCAGACGGACAAGTGGGCCAAGGGCGAGCTGCTGCCCTGGGCCTTCAGCCCGGACGCCGTGGAGAAGGCGAAGGACGCGGTGCTGACGCTGAAGCCGTGA
- a CDS encoding potassium/proton antiporter — protein MTVHHLNELLLICSLVLLVAVAAVRVSSRSGLPSLLVYLGIGVAIGQDGIGVSFNDVGLTQVIGYAALVVILAEGGLGTKWHEIKPALPAAAVLSTFGVAVSVGVTAAAAHYLAGVEWRQSLIIGAVVSSTDAAAVFSVLRNVPLPRRLTGVLEAESGFNDAPVVILVVAFSAAGPVDQWYLLLGRIALELAIGAAVGLAIGWLGAYGLRHVALPASGLYPIAVMAIATVAYAGGSLAHGSGFLAVYLAALILGNAKLPHWPATRGFAEGLGWIAQIGMFVLLGLLVTPHELVDDIVPALVVGLVLTMVARPVSVFLSTAPFRTPWPEKVLLSWAGLRGAVPIVLATIPMVGGVADSRRIFNIVFVLVIVYTLVQGPTLPWLARHLKLGDQAAQDLGIESAPLERLRGHLLSVSVPEDSRMHGVEVSELRLPHGAAVTLVVRDGASFVPGPTTVLRRGDELMVVATDPVRDATERRLRAVAEGGKLAGWLGVSPEADDALAKPSAKRGLAKKKTVK, from the coding sequence CTGACTGTCCACCACCTCAACGAACTCCTGCTGATCTGCTCGCTCGTTCTGCTCGTCGCGGTGGCGGCGGTCCGGGTCTCCTCACGCAGCGGGCTTCCCAGCCTGCTCGTCTATCTGGGCATCGGCGTCGCGATCGGCCAGGACGGCATCGGCGTCTCCTTCAACGACGTGGGTCTCACCCAGGTCATCGGCTACGCCGCACTGGTCGTGATCCTCGCGGAGGGCGGCCTCGGCACCAAGTGGCACGAGATCAAACCCGCCCTGCCCGCCGCGGCCGTGCTCTCCACCTTCGGCGTCGCGGTGAGCGTGGGCGTCACCGCCGCGGCCGCCCACTACCTGGCCGGCGTCGAGTGGCGGCAGTCCCTCATCATCGGCGCGGTGGTCTCCTCCACGGACGCCGCGGCCGTCTTCTCCGTGCTGCGCAACGTGCCGCTCCCCCGCCGTCTGACGGGTGTCCTGGAGGCCGAGTCCGGCTTCAACGACGCCCCGGTCGTCATCCTGGTCGTGGCCTTCTCGGCCGCCGGCCCGGTCGACCAGTGGTACCTGCTGCTGGGCCGGATCGCCCTGGAGCTGGCCATCGGCGCGGCCGTCGGTCTGGCCATCGGCTGGCTGGGCGCGTACGGGCTGCGGCACGTGGCCCTGCCCGCCTCCGGCCTCTACCCCATCGCCGTGATGGCCATCGCGACCGTCGCCTACGCGGGCGGCTCGCTCGCCCACGGCTCCGGCTTCCTGGCCGTCTACCTGGCCGCGCTGATCCTGGGCAACGCGAAGCTGCCGCACTGGCCGGCCACCCGGGGCTTCGCCGAGGGGCTCGGCTGGATCGCCCAGATCGGCATGTTCGTCCTGCTCGGCCTGCTGGTCACCCCGCACGAGCTGGTCGACGACATCGTGCCCGCGCTGGTGGTCGGGCTGGTGCTGACCATGGTCGCCCGGCCGGTGTCGGTCTTCCTGAGCACGGCGCCCTTCCGTACGCCCTGGCCGGAGAAGGTGCTGCTGTCCTGGGCCGGGCTGCGCGGCGCGGTGCCCATCGTCCTGGCCACCATCCCCATGGTCGGCGGGGTCGCCGACAGCCGCCGGATCTTCAACATCGTCTTCGTGCTGGTGATCGTCTACACCCTGGTGCAGGGCCCGACCCTGCCCTGGCTGGCGCGGCACCTGAAGCTGGGCGACCAGGCGGCCCAGGACCTCGGCATCGAGTCGGCGCCCCTGGAGCGGCTGCGCGGCCACCTGCTGTCGGTGTCGGTGCCCGAGGACTCGAGGATGCACGGCGTCGAGGTCAGCGAGCTGCGGCTGCCGCACGGCGCCGCCGTCACCCTGGTCGTGCGCGACGGCGCGAGCTTCGTGCCGGGCCCCACGACCGTCCTGCGGCGCGGCGACGAGCTGATGGTGGTGGCCACCGATCCGGTGCGCGACGCCACCGAGCGGCGGCTGCGGGCGGTCGCCGAGGGCGGCAAGCTGGCCGGCTGGCTGGGGGTGAGCCCCGAGGCGGACGATGCGCTTGCGAAGCCGAGTGCAAAGCGGGGTCTGGCGAAGAAGAAGACGGTTAAGTAA
- a CDS encoding MFS transporter, giving the protein MASTVNDSAGARPGYGQLLRTRGAWTFLLPGFLARQPFAMLTIGILLLVNDTTGSYGTAGTVSATAGVAMALFAPQSGKLADRFGQAAVLMPGVVVHAAAISLLTALALLDAPLWALLAAAVPAGASTPQIGPMVRARWANKLEGSPLMSTAAAFESVTDEFTFVIGPVLATALCTGVHPAAGLVAEAVLTLAGGLLFASQRRTQPQPSRGAAGEAGGKRVSALSVPGVRVLAIVMLGIGTVFGGMQVSMTAFTKEMGEPGLNGLMYGAFAAGNMIAGIVCGVVAWRSSPQRRLLLAYPLLVLATTPLWAAHHMVLLGALGMAVGLCIAPSLITGYTLVEKLVPPGARTEAFTWLTGAVGLGQAAGATVGGRLIDAHGASTGFLVPLGGTAAALVVLLLLRKALTPRSESVVAARGVGHREPVSVD; this is encoded by the coding sequence GTGGCATCCACGGTCAACGACTCCGCTGGGGCACGCCCTGGATACGGACAGCTGCTGCGCACCCGCGGCGCCTGGACGTTCCTGCTCCCCGGCTTTCTGGCCCGGCAGCCCTTCGCGATGCTGACCATCGGCATCCTGCTGCTGGTCAACGACACCACCGGCTCCTACGGCACCGCGGGCACCGTCTCGGCGACCGCGGGCGTGGCCATGGCGCTGTTCGCGCCGCAGAGCGGCAAGCTCGCGGACCGCTTCGGGCAGGCCGCGGTGCTGATGCCCGGCGTCGTCGTGCACGCCGCGGCGATCTCGCTGCTGACGGCGCTCGCGCTGTTGGACGCGCCCCTGTGGGCGCTGCTGGCGGCCGCCGTGCCGGCCGGCGCCTCGACCCCGCAGATCGGGCCGATGGTGCGGGCCCGCTGGGCCAACAAGCTCGAGGGCTCGCCGCTGATGTCCACCGCGGCGGCCTTCGAGTCCGTCACCGACGAGTTCACGTTCGTGATCGGTCCGGTGCTGGCCACGGCGCTGTGCACCGGCGTCCACCCGGCCGCCGGTCTGGTCGCGGAGGCCGTGCTGACCCTGGCGGGCGGCCTGCTCTTCGCCTCCCAGCGGCGCACGCAGCCGCAGCCGAGCCGCGGGGCGGCCGGCGAAGCCGGCGGCAAGCGCGTCTCGGCCCTGTCCGTGCCGGGCGTGCGGGTGCTGGCGATCGTCATGCTGGGCATCGGCACGGTCTTCGGCGGCATGCAGGTCTCGATGACCGCCTTCACCAAGGAGATGGGCGAGCCGGGCCTGAACGGTCTGATGTACGGCGCCTTCGCGGCCGGAAACATGATCGCCGGCATCGTCTGCGGTGTCGTGGCCTGGAGGTCCAGCCCCCAGCGCCGGCTGCTGCTGGCCTACCCCCTGCTGGTGCTGGCCACCACCCCGCTGTGGGCGGCGCACCACATGGTGCTGCTGGGCGCCCTGGGCATGGCGGTGGGCCTGTGCATCGCGCCCTCGCTGATCACCGGCTACACGCTGGTGGAGAAGCTGGTCCCGCCGGGCGCCCGCACCGAGGCGTTCACCTGGCTGACGGGCGCCGTCGGCCTGGGCCAGGCGGCGGGCGCCACCGTGGGCGGACGCCTGATCGACGCCCACGGGGCGAGCACCGGCTTCCTGGTGCCGCTGGGCGGCACCGCGGCCGCGCTGGTGGTCCTGCTCCTGCTGCGCAAGGCGCTGACCCCGCGCTCGGAGTCGGTCGTCGCGGCACGTGGGGTCGGTCACCGTGAGCCCGTCTCAGTGGACTGA
- a CDS encoding FmdB family zinc ribbon protein — protein sequence MPTYQYQCTECGEGLEAVQKFTDDALTVCPQCDGRLKKVFSAVGIVFKGSGFYRNDSRGSSSSSSPAAKSTSSSTSASSSSSSSSSSSSTSAGAGTTSSSSAA from the coding sequence GTGCCGACTTACCAGTACCAGTGCACCGAGTGCGGGGAAGGCCTCGAGGCGGTGCAGAAGTTCACCGACGACGCCCTGACCGTGTGCCCCCAGTGCGACGGACGCCTGAAGAAGGTGTTCTCCGCGGTCGGCATCGTCTTCAAGGGCTCGGGCTTCTACCGCAACGACAGCCGCGGCTCGTCGTCCAGCAGCAGCCCGGCGGCGAAGTCGACGTCCTCGTCGACCTCGGCCTCCTCGTCCTCTTCTTCGTCGTCCTCCTCGTCGAGCACCTCGGCCGGGGCGGGCACCACGTCGAGCAGCTCGGCCGCCTGA
- a CDS encoding S-methyl-5'-thioadenosine phosphorylase → MTSAASTAEIGVIGGSGFYSFLDDVTEITVKTPYGAPSDSLFVGELAGRRVAFLPRHGRSHHLPPHRINYRANLWALRSLGVRQVLGPCAVGGLREEYGPGTLLIPDQLVDRTKTRTQTFFDGEPLPDGTVPEVVHLTFADPYCPVGRTVALAAARGRAWEPVDGGTMVVIEGPRFSTRAESRWHAAQGWSVVGMTGHPEAVLARELGLCYTSMSLVTDLDAGAETGEGVTHEDVLRVFGENVARLREVLFDAVAALPRNEKRDCLCTHAHDGWDLGIELP, encoded by the coding sequence ATGACTTCAGCTGCGTCCACCGCGGAGATAGGCGTCATCGGCGGCTCGGGGTTCTACTCCTTCCTCGACGACGTGACCGAGATCACCGTCAAGACCCCCTACGGGGCGCCGAGCGACTCGCTCTTCGTCGGCGAACTGGCGGGCCGCAGGGTCGCCTTCCTGCCGCGGCACGGCCGCTCCCACCACCTGCCGCCGCACCGCATCAACTACCGCGCCAACCTCTGGGCGCTGCGCTCTCTCGGCGTCCGGCAGGTGCTGGGCCCCTGCGCGGTGGGCGGACTGCGGGAGGAGTACGGGCCGGGGACGCTGCTCATACCGGACCAGCTGGTGGACCGCACGAAGACGCGTACCCAGACCTTCTTCGACGGGGAGCCGCTGCCGGACGGCACGGTCCCGGAGGTCGTGCACCTGACGTTCGCCGACCCGTACTGCCCCGTGGGGCGCACCGTCGCGCTGGCGGCGGCGCGCGGGCGCGCCTGGGAGCCGGTGGACGGGGGCACGATGGTGGTGATCGAGGGGCCGCGCTTCTCCACGCGTGCCGAGTCGCGCTGGCACGCGGCGCAGGGCTGGTCGGTCGTCGGCATGACCGGGCATCCGGAGGCGGTCCTGGCCCGCGAGCTGGGGCTCTGCTACACCTCGATGTCGCTGGTCACGGACCTGGACGCGGGCGCGGAGACGGGCGAGGGCGTCACCCACGAGGACGTGCTGCGGGTCTTCGGGGAGAACGTGGCGCGGCTGCGCGAGGTGCTCTTCGACGCCGTGGCGGCGCTGCCCCGGAACGAGAAGCGCGACTGCCTGTGCACCCACGCGCACGACGGGTGGGACCTGGGAATCGAACTGCCGTAG
- the mscL gene encoding large conductance mechanosensitive channel protein MscL: MSEKKTGVLGGFKAFLMRGNVIDLAVAVVIGAAFTNIVNSVVKGVINPIVGAFGTKDLDRYAACIKGPCTRSGTGEVTRGVFIQWGAVLSATLTFVITAAVVYFLMLLPMKRWQERQAAKSPAEAEPAKLTEIELLAQIRDTLVEQRRGPGSDSVPAQR; the protein is encoded by the coding sequence GTGAGCGAGAAGAAGACAGGGGTCCTTGGCGGCTTCAAGGCATTCCTGATGCGGGGCAACGTGATCGACCTGGCGGTCGCCGTTGTCATCGGCGCGGCGTTCACCAACATCGTGAACTCTGTGGTCAAGGGCGTGATCAACCCGATCGTCGGCGCCTTCGGCACCAAGGACCTCGACCGCTACGCGGCCTGCATCAAGGGCCCCTGCACCCGGAGCGGGACGGGTGAGGTCACCCGCGGCGTGTTCATCCAGTGGGGCGCCGTGCTCAGCGCCACGCTCACGTTCGTGATCACGGCGGCGGTCGTCTACTTCCTGATGCTGCTGCCCATGAAGCGCTGGCAGGAGCGGCAGGCGGCCAAGTCCCCGGCGGAGGCCGAGCCGGCGAAGCTCACGGAGATCGAGCTGCTCGCCCAGATCCGGGACACCCTCGTCGAGCAGCGCCGCGGGCCGGGTTCGGACTCGGTCCCGGCGCAGCGGTAG